A single region of the Triticum dicoccoides isolate Atlit2015 ecotype Zavitan chromosome 2B, WEW_v2.0, whole genome shotgun sequence genome encodes:
- the LOC119366322 gene encoding barwin-like, producing the protein MAARLALVAALLCTGAAAAAAQQASNVRATYHYYRPAQNGWDLGAPAVSAYCSTWDAGKPFSWRSKYGWTAFCGPAGPRGQASCGRCIRVTNTGTGAQITARIVDQCANGGLDLDWDTVFVKIDTDGMGYQRGHLIVNYEFVDCGDNRINFHGKNGTLPASTRAVE; encoded by the coding sequence ATGGCCGCACGCCTCGCGCTGGTGGCGGCGCTCCTGTGCACCGGTGCCGCGGCCGCCGCGGCGCAGCAGGCGAGCAACGTCCGGGCGACCTACCACTACTACCGCCCGGCTCAGAACGGGTGGGACCTGGGCGCCCCCGCCGTGAGCGCCTACTGCTCCACCTGGGACGCCGGCAAGCCGTTCTCGTGGCGGTCCAAGTACGGCTGGACGGCCTTCTGCGGCCCCGCCGGCCCCCGCGGCCAGGCGTCCTGCGGGCGGTGCATCCGGGTGACCAACACGGGCACGGGGGCGCAGATCACGGCGAGGATCGTGGACCAGTGCGCCAACGGCGGGCTGGACCTCGACTGGGACACGGTGTTCGTCAAGATCGACACCGACGGCATGGGGTACCAGAGGGGCCACCTCATCGTCAACTACGAGTTCGTCGACTGCGGCGACAACCGCATCAACTTCCATGGAAAGAACGGGACGCTCCCAGCCAGCACTCGTGCTGTTGAGTAA